CACCAGAGGGCGCCCAAAGGCCTGACGCTCCGAGAGGTAAGCCTTTGTCTTATCCAAGACAATCTGCGCGCCAGAGACGCCTGATAGCGCGCCCACCAATCTCTCGCCCTGGAAGTTCTGCATGATGTAGTAGAACCCGGCTCCCTCCTCTCCGAGGATGTAGCGCTTCGGGATGCGGCAGTTTTCGAAATAGAGCTCCGCAGTGTCCGAGCAATGGTTTCCGATCTTTTCGAGCTTCTTTCCGACCGCAAACCCAGGTGTGTCCGTGGGGAAGAGCACGAGAGTGATGCCCCCGTACCGGTTATCCATGTCGGTACGAACAGCCAGCGTGATGAAGTCTGCGCGTGTTCCGTTGGTGATCCAGGTTTTTTGCCCGTTGATGATGAGGTCGTCCCCATCCCATTTTGCGCTGGTTTTGATGCCGGCCACGTCGCTTCCTGCATCCGGCTCGGACACACCCAGAGCCGCGATTTTCTCTCCCGAAATCGCAGGCATCAGGAACTCTTCGATTTGTTCTTTGGTCCCAATCTCACCGATGATTGGCGTGGCCATATCGGCCTGAACGAGCATCGCCATGGTGAGTCCAGCCATTCCACAATGAGGGAGTTC
This Microvenator marinus DNA region includes the following protein-coding sequences:
- a CDS encoding acyl-CoA dehydrogenase family protein, which produces MSERNWPQFTEEHDMFRKAVRDYAQKELLPHAEKWEEARYFPDEVFREMGKLGFLGARYPEEWGGAGGDIWHTACLAEELPHCGMAGLTMAMLVQADMATPIIGEIGTKEQIEEFLMPAISGEKIAALGVSEPDAGSDVAGIKTSAKWDGDDLIINGQKTWITNGTRADFITLAVRTDMDNRYGGITLVLFPTDTPGFAVGKKLEKIGNHCSDTAELYFENCRIPKRYILGEEGAGFYYIMQNFQGERLVGALSGVSGAQIVLDKTKAYLSERQAFGRPLVGFQALRHRIVQHESDLEAARCLTYHAADLFNRKINSQREISMAKLLAGQIGMRVIDDCLQMHGGMGYVEEGPVARAWRDARLLQIGGGANEIMKEIITKAIGLG